AGGTGTCTGGGATTAGGGAATGCCGCCGGCCGTGCCAATGATTTTGGATATATAGGGTTCCATTTATGCATCTTTTTCGTATTACTGCATTATCCGCATTGATTGCTTCGGGGTTCGTTTCTGCGCAGGCCGCGCAGGTTCCTGCGGGAGCCGTATTGGCTGAAAAACAAGAGATTGTTCGTCATATTAAAGATGAACCTGCTTCGTTAGATCCGGCAAAAGTGGTGGGATTACCTGAGGCGCAGGTGGCGAGAGATCTGTTTGAAGGGTTGGTTAATCAGGGCGCAGACGGTAAACCGACGCCGGGTGTGGCCCAGAGCTGGAAAACAACCGATAACAAACGCTATGTGTTTAAACTGCGGGAGAACGCCAGGTGGTCGAACGGTGAGCCGGTAACGGCCTATGATTTTGTTTATAGCTGGCAGCGTTTAGTCAATCCTAAAACGCTGTCGCCGTTTGCTTGGTTTGCTCAAATGGCGGGGATCGCCAACGCTGAAGGCATTATTAGCGGTCAAGTGCCGGTACAAAAGTTAGGTGTTGCTGCGCCAGATTCGCATACGCTGGTGGTACAGCTGAACAAGCCGGTGCCGTTCTTTGTAAACCTGCTGGCTAATTTTAGCCTGTTCCCCGTACCTCAGAAAACGATTGAAAGATACGGTAACGATTGGACTAAGCCAGAGAATTTGGTGGGCAATGGCGCATATGCCATGCAGGAGCGAGTCGTTAACGAAAAAATCGTGTTAAAGCCTAATCCGTATTATTGGGATCGTAAAAATACCGTTTTAACTAAGGTGACATTTATCCCTATTAACCAAGAGTCGGCGGCAACCAAGCGCTATCTGGCAGGGGATATTGATATCACGGAATCCTTCCCTAAAAATATGTACCACAAATTAATGAAGGATATTCCTGAACAGGTCTATACGCCGGACCAGCTAGGCACCTATTACTACGCGTTTAATACCCAAAAAGCACCGCTCAATGATGCTCGCGTGCGCAGAGCGCTTTCGTACGCCATCGACAGACAGATCATTGCTGAGAAAGTTTTGGGTACCGGCGAGAAGCCTGCCTATCACCTAACGCCGGATGTGACCGCAGGATTCGAGCCTATACCGCTGGCTATCCAGAAAATGACGCAGGCCGAACGCAATAAACAGGCTAAAGCGTGGCTGAAAGAAGCGGGCTATGGGCCGAATAAGCCGTTAAAACTCACCTTGTTGTACAACACCTCTGAGAACCACCAAAAAATTGCGATTGCGGTGGCTTCAATGTGGAAAAAGGCGTTGGGTGCACAGGTAAAACTGACTAATCAAGAGTGGAAAACCTATATTGATAGCCGAAACACCGGCAAATTTGATGTGGTTCGCGCGTCTTGGGTGGGTGACTACAATGAAGCATCGACGTTCTTGACGCTGTTAACATCGAGCCATAGCGGAAATATCGCCAAATTTAACAGTCCCGGATACGACAAGCTGCTAAAACAGGCCAGTGAAGAAACTGACGCAGGTAAACGTAACGCCGACTACGCGCAGGCTGAACAGATTCTGGCCGACCAAGCGCCGATTGCGCCCATCTACCAATATACCAATGGCCGCTTAATTAAGCCTTGGGTGAAGGGGTATCCGATTACTAACCCTGAAGATGTGGCCTACAGCCAGACGATGTACATCATTAAGCACTAGGTTTATTGGGAGCAGGCGAAATAGCCTGCTCTTTCTTCTGTTGCTGCTGCTTGATTAGCGTGTAAGCAACGTAATATTTGAAAATATTACTGACGTACTGCACCGTTTCATTCCCTATTTTTAATTGCGCCACGCGCTCTACGTTATTAAACCAACGGTTAGGATCAAGCCCCATCAGCTTGGCCTGTT
This is a stretch of genomic DNA from Hafnia alvei. It encodes these proteins:
- a CDS encoding ABC transporter substrate-binding protein; protein product: MHLFRITALSALIASGFVSAQAAQVPAGAVLAEKQEIVRHIKDEPASLDPAKVVGLPEAQVARDLFEGLVNQGADGKPTPGVAQSWKTTDNKRYVFKLRENARWSNGEPVTAYDFVYSWQRLVNPKTLSPFAWFAQMAGIANAEGIISGQVPVQKLGVAAPDSHTLVVQLNKPVPFFVNLLANFSLFPVPQKTIERYGNDWTKPENLVGNGAYAMQERVVNEKIVLKPNPYYWDRKNTVLTKVTFIPINQESAATKRYLAGDIDITESFPKNMYHKLMKDIPEQVYTPDQLGTYYYAFNTQKAPLNDARVRRALSYAIDRQIIAEKVLGTGEKPAYHLTPDVTAGFEPIPLAIQKMTQAERNKQAKAWLKEAGYGPNKPLKLTLLYNTSENHQKIAIAVASMWKKALGAQVKLTNQEWKTYIDSRNTGKFDVVRASWVGDYNEASTFLTLLTSSHSGNIAKFNSPGYDKLLKQASEETDAGKRNADYAQAEQILADQAPIAPIYQYTNGRLIKPWVKGYPITNPEDVAYSQTMYIIKH